A DNA window from Zingiber officinale cultivar Zhangliang chromosome 3A, Zo_v1.1, whole genome shotgun sequence contains the following coding sequences:
- the LOC122051932 gene encoding B-box zinc finger protein 18-like, which yields MGVKKCELCDSPARIHCESDQANLCWDCDAKVHGANFLVARHSRCLLCRRCQSPTPWRAEGSRLGGTVSVCQLCAATASGSLEGNGEGGCPTKLCVEEEKRVEEVGGRDRDEEKEDGEGEEGEEEEEEEDEESENGEEEDDIDEGENQVVPWSMTPPPVASSSSSDYEEDETGRTAGNTGVHLKRMRENVGLTVSQSQDDLACSSSRLASDPAASAVAPDEINSLATPFRSLRDRKRPAHALASPAPPVADSTTATMRNFRVHNANHRPGVGVFHAPKSA from the exons aTGGGAGTGAAGAAATGTGAGCTTTGCGATTCTCCGGCTAGGATCCACTGCGAATCGGATCAGGCGAACCTGTGCTGGGACTGCGACGCCAAGGTGCACGGCGCCAACTTCCTTGTGGCCCGCCACTCCAGGTGCCTGCTGTGCCGGAGGTGCCAGTCGCCCACGCCGTGGAGGGCCGAGGGTTCTCGTCTCGGAGGCACGGTCTCCGTCTGCCAGCTGTGCGCCGCTACCGCGTCGGGCTCGCTCGAGGGAAACGGCGAAGGGGGATGTCCCACCAAGCTGTGCGTCGAGGAGGAGAAAAGGGTAGAAGAGGTAGGAGGAAGAGATAGggatgaagagaaagaagatggGGAGGgggaggagggggaggaggaagaagaggaagaggatgaagagagTGAGAATGGGGAAGAGGAGGATGACATCGACGAAGGGGAGAACCAGGTGGTGCCGTGGTCCATGACTCCACCGCCTGTGGCGAGCTCATCAAGCAGCGACTACGAGGAAGACGAGACGGGTCGGACGGCAGGCAATACCGGTGTCCACTTGAAGCGGATGAGGGAAAATGTCGGTCTCACGGTCTCCCAG TCACAGGATGACCTAGCCTGTTCGTCGTCCCGCCTTGCGTCGGATCCAGCGGCGTCTGCGGTTGCACCGGACGAGATCAACTCCTTGGCCACTCCATTCCGCTCCCTCAGGGATAGGAAGAGGCCCGCCCATGCCCTAGCCTCGCCGGCCCCACCTGTTGCCGATTCAACCACCGCCACCATGCGCAACTTCCGCGTCCACAACGCTAACCATCGCCCAGGTGTCGGTGTCTTCCACGCACCAAA GTCAGCTTGA